The following proteins are co-located in the Paenibacillus sp. FSL H8-0079 genome:
- the ftsX gene encoding permease-like cell division protein FtsX: MNFSTLLRHLREGFKNVFRNGWMSVASIMSIIVSLLILGVFMLLVLNVNSMANQVDSQVEISAFLELNVDENLRNTLEQEISAMPEVSEIRFVSKEEGLQEFRERLGESADNVLSGFDVDNNPLPETIEVEVIEPETVTFVAQKIEALNEKHPEKPIMKVNYGKETVEVLFKFTKLVRNIGFIFVGGLGLMSMFLISNTIRVTILARRREIGIMKLVGATNTFIRWPFFIEGALIGFIGSVITVGVLFFGYSQLMNTIGQDVFMQMLNLIPLGEIWLLFGTLLIGLGVLVGILGSTLSIRKSLNV, translated from the coding sequence ATGAATTTTAGTACTCTCTTGCGCCATCTGCGGGAGGGATTCAAAAACGTATTCCGCAACGGCTGGATGTCTGTAGCCTCCATCATGTCCATCATTGTGTCGCTGTTGATTCTTGGCGTGTTCATGTTGCTGGTGCTCAATGTGAACTCCATGGCGAATCAGGTTGATAGCCAGGTGGAGATTAGCGCGTTCCTTGAACTGAATGTGGACGAGAACCTGCGTAACACACTGGAGCAAGAAATCAGCGCGATGCCTGAAGTAAGTGAGATTCGTTTTGTTTCTAAGGAAGAAGGACTGCAGGAGTTCCGTGAACGTCTTGGGGAGAGTGCAGATAATGTGCTTAGCGGTTTCGATGTGGACAACAATCCACTGCCGGAGACCATTGAAGTTGAGGTCATTGAACCGGAAACCGTCACTTTTGTGGCGCAAAAAATCGAAGCCCTGAACGAAAAACACCCAGAGAAGCCGATCATGAAAGTGAACTACGGCAAGGAAACGGTGGAAGTGTTGTTCAAATTTACGAAACTGGTCCGTAATATCGGATTTATTTTTGTCGGGGGACTGGGTCTGATGTCCATGTTCCTGATCTCGAATACGATTCGCGTAACAATTCTGGCCCGTCGCCGGGAGATCGGCATTATGAAGCTGGTCGGCGCAACCAACACCTTTATTCGTTGGCCTTTCTTTATTGAAGGTGCACTCATTGGATTTATTGGCTCGGTTATTACGGTTGGGGTGCTGTTCTTTGGATACAGCCAGTTGATGAACACGATTGGTCAGGATGTATTCATGCAGATGCTTAACTTGATTCCGCTCGGCGAAATCTGGTTGCTGTTTGGAACACTGTTGATCGGACTCGGTGTGCTGGTAGGTATTTTGGGAAGTACACTGTCCATTCGCAAATCACTCAACGTTTAA
- the ftsE gene encoding cell division ATP-binding protein FtsE, translating into MIEMQDVWKTYANGTHALQGVSVKIDRNEFVYIVGPSGAGKSTFMKLMYREEVPTKGQISINGFNIGKLKPRKIPYVRRNIGVVFQDFRLLPRMTAFENVAFAMEVIEAPKRHIKKRVMEVLDLVGLRSKANREPSQLSGGEQQRIAIARAIVNNPSVIIADEPTGNLDPETSWGIMQLLDEINFRGTTIVMATHNKDIVNTMRKRVIAIERGQIVRDQMRGEYGYEF; encoded by the coding sequence GTGATAGAAATGCAGGACGTGTGGAAGACCTACGCCAATGGGACCCACGCATTACAAGGGGTGTCGGTGAAGATCGACCGCAATGAATTTGTCTATATCGTCGGTCCGTCCGGCGCAGGCAAATCGACATTTATGAAATTGATGTACAGAGAAGAAGTTCCGACCAAAGGACAAATATCCATTAACGGATTTAATATTGGTAAGTTAAAGCCAAGAAAGATTCCTTATGTACGTCGTAACATCGGCGTGGTGTTCCAGGATTTTCGTCTGCTGCCACGGATGACCGCATTTGAGAATGTGGCATTTGCGATGGAAGTTATCGAAGCGCCGAAGCGGCATATCAAGAAACGAGTCATGGAAGTACTCGACTTGGTGGGACTGCGCAGCAAAGCAAATCGTGAACCTTCACAGCTCTCAGGCGGGGAACAGCAACGTATTGCCATTGCACGGGCCATCGTCAATAACCCATCGGTTATTATCGCGGATGAGCCTACAGGGAACCTCGATCCAGAGACGTCCTGGGGCATTATGCAACTGCTGGATGAGATTAATTTCCGAGGAACAACCATTGTTATGGCGACTCACAACAAAGATATCGTAAACACGATGCGTAAACGGGTAATTGCCATTGAACGTGGACAGATTGTACGGGATCAGATGAGAGGGGAATACGGTTATGAATTTTAG
- a CDS encoding VanW family protein: protein MKKIHLTVIVLFSILLIGSASYGLLYMYVNQPALPKDVHVGGIPVEEKNHKDVLHELEEKIKKLEDWPVTLELTEPDPKTMTYSTAQVGVNYNVNGFKSAIKELEEGDIWERAYARYHFPKEFSLDMSYDLRPLQEHLSPAWEKETFGTPANAVRRITVSDKVQYIPEKGVRRIDWDTLTNLIQTKLKRDFNVLNPDEKPAPLLIQIPLYTLKPKVTLDSLREEGIDRKIIQFSTGLGNSSEGRIHNVSAAAEAINGMILPPNAVFDYEKVVRKAEKDYGFREAPVIVNGRLTPGIGGGICQVSSTVYNAALLTGLDIIERRNHSLPVKYLPKGLDATFASGAINFRFKNNTGKSLLIHAEVKNHQLMVKFFGTFPENVSYALESRTIETLSVPVKYVSSTVLPDGAQQVLQDGQPGYIVETVRTKRLDGKVVESKTITRDTYKAQNRLIARSGHSSLPDPQGPSVVEDGISDTKQP from the coding sequence ATGAAAAAAATACATCTGACGGTCATTGTTCTATTCTCCATCCTCTTGATCGGCTCCGCGTCCTATGGATTGTTGTATATGTACGTGAATCAGCCTGCCCTGCCCAAAGACGTTCATGTTGGCGGCATACCGGTGGAAGAGAAGAACCATAAGGATGTACTGCATGAACTGGAGGAGAAGATCAAAAAGCTCGAGGACTGGCCTGTCACTCTTGAGTTGACCGAACCTGACCCCAAGACGATGACGTACAGCACAGCTCAGGTGGGTGTAAACTACAACGTTAACGGCTTCAAGTCCGCTATAAAAGAGCTTGAGGAAGGAGATATATGGGAACGCGCTTATGCACGTTATCATTTTCCGAAAGAGTTCTCTCTGGATATGAGTTACGATTTACGACCACTCCAAGAACACCTCAGCCCTGCCTGGGAAAAAGAAACCTTCGGTACACCTGCGAACGCTGTTCGCCGCATTACCGTAAGTGACAAAGTCCAGTATATCCCGGAAAAAGGCGTCCGCCGGATTGATTGGGATACACTCACAAATCTCATTCAAACCAAGCTGAAACGGGATTTCAATGTACTGAACCCGGATGAGAAACCCGCCCCATTGCTGATCCAGATACCACTGTATACGCTGAAACCAAAAGTAACCCTTGATTCGCTGCGTGAGGAAGGTATTGACCGGAAGATCATCCAGTTCTCTACGGGTCTTGGCAATAGTAGTGAAGGCCGGATACATAATGTCAGCGCAGCGGCGGAAGCGATTAATGGTATGATTTTGCCACCGAATGCCGTGTTCGATTATGAGAAGGTCGTCCGTAAAGCGGAGAAAGATTACGGGTTTCGTGAGGCCCCAGTCATTGTAAACGGAAGACTGACGCCAGGAATTGGCGGGGGAATCTGTCAAGTGTCCAGTACGGTGTATAACGCAGCGCTGTTGACCGGCCTAGACATTATTGAGCGTCGCAACCATTCCCTGCCGGTCAAATATTTGCCGAAAGGACTGGATGCTACCTTTGCCTCAGGCGCCATCAACTTTCGTTTTAAAAACAATACAGGAAAATCCTTACTCATTCATGCAGAGGTGAAGAACCATCAATTGATGGTGAAATTTTTCGGCACATTCCCGGAGAATGTCAGCTATGCACTTGAATCTCGCACCATTGAAACATTAAGTGTTCCGGTAAAGTATGTGTCCAGTACTGTACTGCCTGATGGTGCACAGCAGGTGCTGCAAGACGGACAGCCTGGATATATTGTGGAGACGGTAAGAACCAAGAGGCTGGACGGTAAAGTGGTCGAATCCAAAACGATTACAAGGGACACGTACAAAGCTCAGAATCGCCTGATTGCCCGCTCCGGTCATAGCAGCCTGCCTGACCCACAAGGGCCTTCTGTGGTCGAGGACGGGATTAGCGATACGAAACAGCCTTAG
- a CDS encoding MDR family MFS transporter — translation MVARKNSIGLVLAGLLLSILMASMDNTIVATAMGDIVGKLGGLDKFVWVTSAYMVAEMAGMPIFGKLSDMYGRKKFFVFGIIVFMLGSALCGTATSIVELTMYRAIQGIGAGALVPIAFTIMFDVVAPESRGKLGGLFGAVFGLSSVFGPLLGAYITQYATWEWVFYINLPLGLIAFVFIAFFYKESHQHQSQQIDWLGAVTLIGAVVCLIFGLELGGKTFAWGSWQIVGLFAGFVALALLFLYAETKAKEPIISFGMFRNRVYWSSNVIGMFSGAAFITASVYIPIFIQGVLGGKATNSGLVLLPMMLGSVVTASLGGVLMTKIKYRNIMIPTLALLVIGLGLLTTLDENSSLWTIRIYMVMVGLGVGASFSVLSNAAMNAFEPQRRGAASSTLNFLRSLGMTMGITIFGIVQSQVFTRKMNDALAGSAAEAGGASAGGVPQGVDLTDPHALLSPELRQAIPPQVLDTITHALSSSIVQLFAWAVIPAALALVASFFMGKEKMVVGEEQGEYTGGH, via the coding sequence ATGGTTGCACGTAAAAACAGTATTGGATTGGTGCTGGCAGGGTTACTGCTGAGCATATTAATGGCTTCGATGGATAATACCATCGTGGCAACAGCTATGGGGGATATTGTCGGGAAGCTGGGTGGGCTCGACAAGTTCGTCTGGGTGACCTCCGCGTACATGGTGGCTGAGATGGCGGGGATGCCGATCTTCGGTAAGCTATCGGATATGTATGGACGGAAGAAGTTTTTTGTGTTTGGTATTATTGTGTTTATGCTTGGCTCAGCACTGTGCGGAACGGCAACGTCTATTGTGGAATTGACGATGTACAGAGCGATTCAAGGTATTGGTGCGGGGGCCCTGGTGCCGATTGCGTTTACGATCATGTTTGATGTGGTTGCACCAGAATCACGCGGTAAACTGGGCGGATTGTTTGGAGCCGTCTTCGGCTTGTCCAGTGTATTTGGACCACTGCTCGGTGCTTACATTACACAGTATGCGACATGGGAATGGGTATTTTATATCAACCTGCCGCTCGGCTTGATTGCATTTGTGTTTATTGCGTTCTTTTATAAAGAATCCCATCAGCATCAATCCCAACAGATCGACTGGCTGGGTGCTGTAACGCTAATCGGTGCAGTTGTGTGTCTGATCTTCGGTCTGGAACTGGGCGGCAAAACGTTTGCATGGGGTTCCTGGCAGATTGTCGGCTTGTTTGCCGGATTTGTAGCACTAGCGCTGCTGTTCCTGTACGCGGAAACGAAAGCCAAGGAACCAATCATCTCCTTCGGCATGTTCCGCAACCGGGTCTACTGGTCCAGTAACGTTATTGGTATGTTCAGTGGTGCGGCGTTCATTACAGCATCCGTGTACATTCCGATCTTCATACAGGGGGTACTCGGTGGTAAAGCGACCAACTCCGGTCTTGTGCTGCTGCCCATGATGCTTGGGTCCGTTGTGACGGCGTCCTTGGGCGGGGTGTTGATGACCAAAATCAAGTATCGTAATATCATGATTCCTACGTTAGCCTTGCTTGTCATTGGACTTGGATTGTTGACTACACTGGATGAGAATTCATCCCTTTGGACGATACGTATCTACATGGTGATGGTTGGTCTGGGTGTCGGTGCTTCGTTCTCCGTACTTAGCAATGCAGCCATGAACGCATTTGAACCGCAAAGACGCGGAGCAGCAAGCTCCACACTTAACTTTTTGCGGTCCCTCGGTATGACGATGGGCATTACGATCTTTGGTATCGTACAGAGCCAGGTATTTACGCGTAAAATGAATGATGCTCTCGCTGGTTCAGCTGCGGAAGCAGGCGGTGCTTCTGCGGGTGGCGTGCCGCAGGGAGTGGATCTGACCGATCCACATGCGCTGCTCTCACCAGAACTCAGACAGGCGATTCCGCCTCAGGTGCTGGATACCATCACACATGCCCTGTCCTCTTCCATCGTGCAGTTATTTGCCTGGGCTGTAATTCCGGCTGCACTCGCGTTGGTCGCTTCCTTCTTCATGGGAAAAGAGAAGATGGTCGTAGGCGAAGAGCAAGGCGAATACACTGGCGGTCACTAA